In one window of Acipenser ruthenus chromosome 34, fAciRut3.2 maternal haplotype, whole genome shotgun sequence DNA:
- the LOC117962317 gene encoding interleukin enhancer-binding factor 3 homolog isoform X5 produces MRPIRIFVNDDRHVMVKHSAVYPTQEELEGVQNMVSHSERALKAVSDWLDEQEKGPPKTAEPQEQGEAGAEEEKEGDEPEETPEERAADQATRTLRGVMRVGLVAKGLLLKGDLDLELVLLCKDKPTITLLKKVAENLAVQIKTVTEEKYEVIQCIREAAIVVKSTKEPVLTLTIHLTSPVVREEAEKQAAGETLTVNDPPDVLDRQKCLTALASLRHAKWFQARANGLKSCVIVIRILRDLCSRVPTWAPLKGWPLELLCEKAIGTGNRPMGAGEALRRVLECLASGILMADGPGLSDPCEKDTTDAISHLDRQQREDISQSAQVSFSSTDVILHLTRQQREEVTQSAQHALRLAAFGQLHKVLGMDPLPSKLPRRPKTDTPIDYTVQIPPSTTYTPPMKRPMEEEDMGDDKSPNKKKKKLQKKAPEEKMEPPQAMNALMRLNQLKPGLQYKLLSQTGPVHVPVFTMAVEVDGKTFEASGPSKKTAKLHVAVKVLQDMGLPTGIEVKCADPVKVDEVVNDVVMKPAFVAPAVAVEAVDAGAQNPELGDGTENARQQGPILTKHGKNPVMELNEKRRGLKYELISETGGSHDKRFVMEVEVDGEKFQGAGSNKKVAKAYAALAALEKLFPEGPAMDMKKKKPPPMHNAGFGLMGGSPTDGSMNPRGRGRGRGRGRGRGFNNAGGYNQGGYGSYGYGSNANAGYNNYYNNGGYSGGGGGGGAAGGPGPGAGAAPGGGGGGYGSYYQNDGGYSAPQANPKPAGKKPPHHQAAGLPKQPFVAAGGAAASGPTGGYQAQQGSYTQGGQYSGYNQGGNPGKKNFNQGAGAGGYASYSTAYPSQVTGGGTGAASQDYSYEGYGSNNSYGSGGGSYPPSTPGAGGGYGGAATAAAGPASGGSNYQGYNAPLNYSAQGGGTPSYSAGTQSSYSSQGGYGRGDQSMNYQYR; encoded by the exons GGCCACCAGGACCCTGCGAGGAGTGATGAGGGTGGGGCTCGTGGCAAAGGGGCTCCTCTTGAAAGGGGATTTAGATTTGGAGCTGGTCCTCCTCTGCAAGGATAAACCCACCATCACTTTGCTGaagaaagtggctgaaaacctGGCTGTGCAAATCAAG ACCGTCACAGAGGAGAAGTACGAGGTCATACAGTGCATCAGAGAAGCCGCCATCGTCGTCAAGAGTACGAAGGAGCCGGTTCTGACCCTCACCATTCACCTGACCTCCCCGGTGGTGCGGGAGGAGGCGGAGAAGCAGGCTGCTGGAG AAACGCTAACAGTCAACGATCCTCCGGATGTTCTGGACAGGCAGAAATGCCTTACTGCCTTGGCGTCCCTCCGACACGCCAAGTGGTTTCAG GCCAGGGCAAACGGGCTGAAGTCTTGCGTCATCGTCATCCGCATCCTGAGAGATCTGTGTTCGAGAGTCCCCACCTGGGCCCCACTCAAAGGATGG CCCCTGGAGCTGCTGTGTGAGAAGGCGATTGGAACTGGGAACCGACCAATGGGGGCAGGGGAAGCTCTTCGCAGAGTTCTAGAGTGCCTCGCTTCAGGAATCCTGATGGCAG ATGGTCCTGGCCTCTCTGACCCCTGTGAAAAGGACACCACTGATGCCATCAGCCACCTGGACAGGCAGCAGCGGGAGGATATCAGCCAGAGTGCTCAGGTGAGCTTTTCTTCCACTGATGTCATCCTCCATTTGACCAGACAGCAGAGGGAGGAAGTGACCCAGAGTGCTCAG CATGCCTTGAGGCTGGCAGCTTTCGGACAGCTTCACAAAGTGCTAGGAATGGATCCTTTGCCTTCCAAGCTGCCCAGAAGACCAAAAACGGACACCCCAATCGATTACACTG TTCAAATCCCCCCCAGCACCACCTACACGCCCCCAATGAAACGGCCAATGGAGGAGGAAGACATGGGAGACGACAAAAGCCccaacaagaagaaaaagaagctGCAGAAAAAAG CCCCTGAAGAGAAGATGGAGCCTCCCCAAGCCATGAACGCCCTGATGAGGCTGAACCAGCTGAAGCCGGGCCTCCAGTACAAGCTCCTGTCCCAGACAGGCCCTGTGCACGTCCCGGTCTTCACCATGGCAGTCGAGGTCGATGGCAAGACCTTCGAAGCATCCGGACCCTCCAAAAAGACAGCGAAGCTCCACGTGGCTGTCAAG GTTCTACAAGACATGGGTCTGCCGACGGGGATAGAGGTGAAATGTGCCGATCCTGTTAAAGTGGATGAGGTGGTGAATGACGTGGTAATGAAGCCTGCTTTTGTAGCTCCGGCAGTCGCTGTGGAAGCGGTTGACGCTGGGGCGCAGAATCCCGAGCTTGGGGACGGCACAGAG AACGCCCGGCAGCAGGGCCCTATCCTTACCAAGCATGGGAAGAACCCAGTGATGGAGCTGAACGAGAAGAGGCGAGGGCTGAAGTACGAGCTGATCTCAGAGACGGGGGGCAGCCACGACAAGCGCTTCGTCATGGAG GTTGAGGTGGACGGTGAGAAGTTTCAAGGCGCTGGTTCCAATAAGAAGGTGGCGAAGGCGTATGCTGCTCTGGCTGCCCTGGAGAAACTCTTCCCCGAGGGCCCAGCAATGGACATGAAGAAGAAGAAGCCCCCTCCAATG CACAATGCTGGGTTTGGTTTGATGGGAGGGTCTCCAACAGACGGCTCCATGAACCCCCGGGGCCGAGGCAGAGGCCGTGGCCGCGGGAGGGGCAGAGGCTTCAATAACGCTGGTGGATACAACCAAG GAGGATACGGCAGTTACGGTTATGGATCCAACGCCAACGCTGGATACA ATAATTACTACAATAACGGCGGGTACTCTGGGGGAGGCGGTGGCGGGGGTGCAGCAGGGGGTCCAGGCCCGGGAGCTGGGGCAGCGccgggaggtggaggaggagggtaTGGCTCTTACTATCAGAACGATGGGGGCTATTCGGCTCCACAGGCAAACCCCAAACCAGCAGGCAAGAAGCCTCCCCACCACCAGGCTGCCGGGCTGCCCAAGCAGCCTTTCGTCGCAGCAGGAGGGGCTGCAGCCAGCGGCCCGACGGGAGGGTACCAGGCCCAGCAGGGCTCCTACACCCAGGGTGGACAGTACTCTGGATACAACCAGGGGGGCAACCCAGGCAAGAAGAACTTCAACCAGggagcaggggcaggggggtATGCCAGCTACAGCACCGCGTACCCAAGCCAGGTCACCGGCGGTGGCACGGGAGCAGCCAGTCAGGATTACAGCTACGAAG GGTATGGAAGCAACAACTCCTATGGCAGTGGAGGGGGTTCCTATCCTCCGAGCACCCCGGGAGCAGGTGGGGGATATGGGGGGgcagcgacggcagcagcagggccCGCTAGTGGAGGGAGCAACTACCAAG GATACAACGCTCCTCTGAACTACAGCGCCCAGGGTGGAGGCACCCCGAGTTACAGTGCTGGCACCCAGTCCTCGTACTCCAGTCAGGGTGGATACGGCAGAGGCGATCAGAGTATGAATTACCAGTACCGATAA
- the LOC117962317 gene encoding interleukin enhancer-binding factor 3 homolog isoform X4, giving the protein MSPPFRQRPIRIFVNDDRHVMVKHSAVYPTQEELEGVQNMVSHSERALKAVSDWLDEQEKGPPKTAEPQEQGEAGAEEEKEGDEPEETPEERAADQATRTLRGVMRVGLVAKGLLLKGDLDLELVLLCKDKPTITLLKKVAENLAVQIKTVTEEKYEVIQCIREAAIVVKSTKEPVLTLTIHLTSPVVREEAEKQAAGETLTVNDPPDVLDRQKCLTALASLRHAKWFQARANGLKSCVIVIRILRDLCSRVPTWAPLKGWPLELLCEKAIGTGNRPMGAGEALRRVLECLASGILMADGPGLSDPCEKDTTDAISHLDRQQREDISQSAQVSFSSTDVILHLTRQQREEVTQSAQHALRLAAFGQLHKVLGMDPLPSKLPRRPKTDTPIDYTVQIPPSTTYTPPMKRPMEEEDMGDDKSPNKKKKKLQKKAPEEKMEPPQAMNALMRLNQLKPGLQYKLLSQTGPVHVPVFTMAVEVDGKTFEASGPSKKTAKLHVAVKVLQDMGLPTGIEVKCADPVKVDEVVNDVVMKPAFVAPAVAVEAVDAGAQNPELGDGTENARQQGPILTKHGKNPVMELNEKRRGLKYELISETGGSHDKRFVMEVEVDGEKFQGAGSNKKVAKAYAALAALEKLFPEGPAMDMKKKKPPPMHNAGFGLMGGSPTDGSMNPRGRGRGRGRGRGRGFNNAGGYNQGGYGSYGYGSNANAGYNNYYNNGGYSGGGGGGGAAGGPGPGAGAAPGGGGGGYGSYYQNDGGYSAPQANPKPAGKKPPHHQAAGLPKQPFVAAGGAAASGPTGGYQAQQGSYTQGGQYSGYNQGGNPGKKNFNQGAGAGGYASYSTAYPSQVTGGGTGAASQDYSYEGYGSNNSYGSGGGSYPPSTPGAGGGYGGAATAAAGPASGGSNYQGYNAPLNYSAQGGGTPSYSAGTQSSYSSQGGYGRGDQSMNYQYR; this is encoded by the exons GGCCACCAGGACCCTGCGAGGAGTGATGAGGGTGGGGCTCGTGGCAAAGGGGCTCCTCTTGAAAGGGGATTTAGATTTGGAGCTGGTCCTCCTCTGCAAGGATAAACCCACCATCACTTTGCTGaagaaagtggctgaaaacctGGCTGTGCAAATCAAG ACCGTCACAGAGGAGAAGTACGAGGTCATACAGTGCATCAGAGAAGCCGCCATCGTCGTCAAGAGTACGAAGGAGCCGGTTCTGACCCTCACCATTCACCTGACCTCCCCGGTGGTGCGGGAGGAGGCGGAGAAGCAGGCTGCTGGAG AAACGCTAACAGTCAACGATCCTCCGGATGTTCTGGACAGGCAGAAATGCCTTACTGCCTTGGCGTCCCTCCGACACGCCAAGTGGTTTCAG GCCAGGGCAAACGGGCTGAAGTCTTGCGTCATCGTCATCCGCATCCTGAGAGATCTGTGTTCGAGAGTCCCCACCTGGGCCCCACTCAAAGGATGG CCCCTGGAGCTGCTGTGTGAGAAGGCGATTGGAACTGGGAACCGACCAATGGGGGCAGGGGAAGCTCTTCGCAGAGTTCTAGAGTGCCTCGCTTCAGGAATCCTGATGGCAG ATGGTCCTGGCCTCTCTGACCCCTGTGAAAAGGACACCACTGATGCCATCAGCCACCTGGACAGGCAGCAGCGGGAGGATATCAGCCAGAGTGCTCAGGTGAGCTTTTCTTCCACTGATGTCATCCTCCATTTGACCAGACAGCAGAGGGAGGAAGTGACCCAGAGTGCTCAG CATGCCTTGAGGCTGGCAGCTTTCGGACAGCTTCACAAAGTGCTAGGAATGGATCCTTTGCCTTCCAAGCTGCCCAGAAGACCAAAAACGGACACCCCAATCGATTACACTG TTCAAATCCCCCCCAGCACCACCTACACGCCCCCAATGAAACGGCCAATGGAGGAGGAAGACATGGGAGACGACAAAAGCCccaacaagaagaaaaagaagctGCAGAAAAAAG CCCCTGAAGAGAAGATGGAGCCTCCCCAAGCCATGAACGCCCTGATGAGGCTGAACCAGCTGAAGCCGGGCCTCCAGTACAAGCTCCTGTCCCAGACAGGCCCTGTGCACGTCCCGGTCTTCACCATGGCAGTCGAGGTCGATGGCAAGACCTTCGAAGCATCCGGACCCTCCAAAAAGACAGCGAAGCTCCACGTGGCTGTCAAG GTTCTACAAGACATGGGTCTGCCGACGGGGATAGAGGTGAAATGTGCCGATCCTGTTAAAGTGGATGAGGTGGTGAATGACGTGGTAATGAAGCCTGCTTTTGTAGCTCCGGCAGTCGCTGTGGAAGCGGTTGACGCTGGGGCGCAGAATCCCGAGCTTGGGGACGGCACAGAG AACGCCCGGCAGCAGGGCCCTATCCTTACCAAGCATGGGAAGAACCCAGTGATGGAGCTGAACGAGAAGAGGCGAGGGCTGAAGTACGAGCTGATCTCAGAGACGGGGGGCAGCCACGACAAGCGCTTCGTCATGGAG GTTGAGGTGGACGGTGAGAAGTTTCAAGGCGCTGGTTCCAATAAGAAGGTGGCGAAGGCGTATGCTGCTCTGGCTGCCCTGGAGAAACTCTTCCCCGAGGGCCCAGCAATGGACATGAAGAAGAAGAAGCCCCCTCCAATG CACAATGCTGGGTTTGGTTTGATGGGAGGGTCTCCAACAGACGGCTCCATGAACCCCCGGGGCCGAGGCAGAGGCCGTGGCCGCGGGAGGGGCAGAGGCTTCAATAACGCTGGTGGATACAACCAAG GAGGATACGGCAGTTACGGTTATGGATCCAACGCCAACGCTGGATACA ATAATTACTACAATAACGGCGGGTACTCTGGGGGAGGCGGTGGCGGGGGTGCAGCAGGGGGTCCAGGCCCGGGAGCTGGGGCAGCGccgggaggtggaggaggagggtaTGGCTCTTACTATCAGAACGATGGGGGCTATTCGGCTCCACAGGCAAACCCCAAACCAGCAGGCAAGAAGCCTCCCCACCACCAGGCTGCCGGGCTGCCCAAGCAGCCTTTCGTCGCAGCAGGAGGGGCTGCAGCCAGCGGCCCGACGGGAGGGTACCAGGCCCAGCAGGGCTCCTACACCCAGGGTGGACAGTACTCTGGATACAACCAGGGGGGCAACCCAGGCAAGAAGAACTTCAACCAGggagcaggggcaggggggtATGCCAGCTACAGCACCGCGTACCCAAGCCAGGTCACCGGCGGTGGCACGGGAGCAGCCAGTCAGGATTACAGCTACGAAG GGTATGGAAGCAACAACTCCTATGGCAGTGGAGGGGGTTCCTATCCTCCGAGCACCCCGGGAGCAGGTGGGGGATATGGGGGGgcagcgacggcagcagcagggccCGCTAGTGGAGGGAGCAACTACCAAG GATACAACGCTCCTCTGAACTACAGCGCCCAGGGTGGAGGCACCCCGAGTTACAGTGCTGGCACCCAGTCCTCGTACTCCAGTCAGGGTGGATACGGCAGAGGCGATCAGAGTATGAATTACCAGTACCGATAA